From a single Gymnogyps californianus isolate 813 unplaced genomic scaffold, ASM1813914v2 HiC_scaffold_54, whole genome shotgun sequence genomic region:
- the LOC127028986 gene encoding LOW QUALITY PROTEIN: dual specificity testis-specific protein kinase 1-like (The sequence of the model RefSeq protein was modified relative to this genomic sequence to represent the inferred CDS: inserted 2 bases in 2 codons), translating to MVLGVLGGTDMEWEKLPRRPGEGEGEVAGPWQGCGRLRPSSYRALRSAVSTLARIDDFYCEKIGAGFFSEVFKVQHRQSGQIMVLKMNKLTSNRSNMLREVQLMNRLSHPNILRFMGVCVHQGQLHALTEYINGGNLEQLLDSPVPLSWSMRVKLALDIARGLHYLHSKGIFHRDLTSKNCLVRCEANGYTAVVGDFGLAEKIPTYSEGSKKEPLAVVGSPYWMAPEVLRGEIYNEKADVFAYGIILCETIARVPADPDYLPRTEDFGLDITTFHTMVGTDCPTAFLQLAFHCCSMEPTSRPSFLEITQCLEGILQHQLGTKGTEATLFGSRESLPAPGTAAALNGAAGRAAGHAEQLPLRKLGTQHLQLDQRLSHSQSDMFPPKSPALLRPLEPYGGARTKELLPRVNPFSQREDLKGGKIKLFDTPSKSVISLTFDLPPPALLQLSTLVTPEPAVEVQCDFLAPAATPRKCHSLPASPELPRRGGLGLGVGSPHPTXQPQPPALLLPLAWGKASXPSPRAEEWMDCSPDSLELPQPPLPPLNSNFIHTATLGARTWQPEPRARNGLLFNNNHVVVSKPLAWGSGLECGFSELSIPCAAVLERTECTAMLPGHGSGTVLEQDEVLPCPGCCLGPFGFASVCHRPAPSPPRYQNLNCEAKSLLCHNRGCHQKALGPVLAEPSLKLPEAQS from the exons ATGGTGCTGGGTGTGCTCGGCGGGACCGACATGGAGTGGGAGAAGCTGCCGCGGCGGCCCGGGGAGGGCGAGGGGGAGGTGGCGGGGccctggcagggctgcgggCGGCTGCGGCCCTCCTCGTACCGGGCGCTGCGCAGCGCTGTCTCCACCCTGGCGCGCATTGACGACTTCTACTGCGAGAAGATCGGGGCTGGCTTCTTCTCCGAGGTCTTCAAG GTGCAGCACCGCCAGTCTGGGCAGATCATGGTGCTGAAGATGAACAAGCTGACCAGCAACCGGAGCAACATGCTGCGGGAGGTGCAGCTGATGAACCGCCTCTCGCACCCCAACATCCTCAG GTTCATGGGGGTGTGCGTGCACCAGGGACAGCTGCACGCGCTGACGGAG TACATCAACGGTGGGaacctggagcagctgctggacAGCCCTGTGCCCCTCTCCTGGTCCATGCGTGTCAAGCTGGCCCTCGACATCGCCCGTGGCCTGCACTACCTGCACTCCAAGGGCATCTTCCACCGTGACCTCACCTCCAAG AACTGCTTGGTGCGCTGTGAGGCCAACGGCTACACGGCTGTGGTGGGTGACTTCGGCTTGGCGGAGAAGATCCCCACCTACAG TGAGGGCAGCAAGAAGGAGCCGCTGGCCGTGGTGGGCTCCCCATACTGGATGGCGCCTGAGGTGCTGCGAGGGGAGATCTACAATGAGAAG gccGATGTGTTCGCGTACGGCATCATCCTGTGCGAGACCATTGCTCGTGTCCCTGCTGACCCCGACTACCTGCCCCGCACCGAG GATTTTGGCCTGGACATCACCACTTTCCATACCATGGTGGGAACTGACTGCCCTACAGCCTTCCTCCAGCTCGCTTTCCACTGCTGCAGT ATGGAGCCCACCTCCCGCCCCTCGTTCCTGGAAATCACGCAGTGCCTGGAGGGCATCCTGCAACACCAGCTGGGCACCAAGGGCACTGAGGCCACCCTCtttggcagcagggagagcctGCCCGCGCCTGGGACAGCAGCCGCGCTCAATG GGGCAGCCGGGAGGGCAGCCGGCCATGCTGAGCAGTTGCCCCTGCGCAAGCTGGGGACgcagcacctgcagctggaCCAGCGCCTGTCCCACAGCCAGTCTGACATGTTCCCCCCCAAATCACCTGCTCTACTGCGGCCGCTGGAGCCTTACGGCGGGGCCAGGACCAAGGAGCTGCTGCCCCGCGTCAACCCCTTCTCCCAGCGTGAGGacctgaagggagggaagaTCAAGCTCTTCGACACACCGAGCAAGTCAGTCATCTCGCTCACCTTCGACCTGCCACCCCCCGCCCTGCTCCAGCTCAGCACCCTCGTGACGCCCGAGCCCGCTGTGGAGGTGCAGTGTGACTTCTTGGCCCCCGCTGCCACCCCCCGCAAGTGCCACTcgctgcctgcctcccctgAGTTGCCCCGCCGAGGGGGCCTGGGGCTGGGCGTAGggtccccccatccca gccaaccccagccccctgccctcctcctccccctggcTTGGGGAAAAgcct cccccagccccagggcggagGAGTGGATGGACTGCAGCCCTGACAGCCTCGAGCTGCCGCAGCCCCCCCTGCCACCCCTCAACAGCAACTTCATCCACACAGCAACCTTGGGCGCCCGAACCTGGCAGCCAGAGCCGCGAGCCCGCAATGGGCTCCTCTTCAACAACAACCACGTGGTGGTGAGCAAACCCCTGGCTTGGGGCAGTGGGCTGGAGTGCGGCTTCTCCGAGCTCAGCATCCCCTGTGCGGCAGTGCTGGAGCGGACGGAGTGCACAGCCATGCTGCCCGGGCATGGCTCTGGCAccgtgctggagcaggatgaggtgctgccctgccctggctgctgcctaGGTCCCTTCGGCTTCGCCTCCGTCTGCCACCGGCCGGCACCCAGCCCACCCCGCTACCAGAACCTCAACTGTGAGGCCAAGAGCCTCCTCTGCCACAACCGGGGCTGCCACCAGAAAGCCCTGGGGCCAgtgctggcagagcccagcctgAAGCTGCCGGAGGCGCAGTCCTAG
- the LOC127028989 gene encoding B-cell differentiation antigen CD72-like — MAQSMVYADLRFAKVMGGLSMASQVLEAALSMDEAESPYENVQLAPVGQDGDGARPSPAQVRRWSWWWCIPVGLLATCLLLLVATATLGACYWQVTRSLRDASREHVAEWSRLSQEVSMREQSLEQTWLELAWARAELQRAWREGNSSQLELGSLNAELAHVMGVLGKTEKEMQEVQGKLNNSESTVAILRSCMAIDCCPSDWLLYRVKCLFISSEKKTWEDSRDECKKKFSQLLVTKSWSRWTVLTFLKNADIPYWIGLQKSSFPWYDYGWLEEGDLDGEGVSDAWFWVDGSLYERPWQSKLNGSCAIISCGNIKPTQCAGPDDLHLWICETAAGLSSPFI; from the exons ATGGCTCAGAGCATGGTTTATGCTGACCTGAGGTTTGCCAAAGTGATGGGGGGCCTGAGCATGGCCAGCCAGGTGCTGGAGGCAG CCCTCAGCATGGACGAGGCAGAGAGTCCCTACGAGAATGTGCAGCTGGCGCCAGTGGGACAGGATGGGGACGGggcccggcccagcccagcccaggtgA GGCGCTGGTCCTGGTGGTGGTGCATCCCTGTGGGGCTGCTGGCaacctgcctgctgctgctggtggccaCCGCAACCCTGGGGGCTTGCT ACTGGCAGGTCACCCGCAGCCTGCGGGATGCCTCCCGTGAGCACGTGGCCGAGTGGAGCCGCCTCTCGCAGGAGGTGAGCATGCGGGAGCAGAGCCTGGAGCAGACGTGGCTGGAGCTGGCATGGGCCAGAGCGGAGCTACAGCGAGCGTGGCGGGAGGgcaacagcagccagctggagctggggagccTGAACGCTGAGCTGGCGCACGTCATGGGTGTCCTGGGGAAGACGGAGAAGGAGATGCAGGAGGTGCAGGGGAAGCTCAACAACAGCGAGAGCACTGTGGCCATCCTGCGCTCCTGCATGGCTATAG ACTGCTGCCCCTCAGACTGGCTGCTGTACAGGGTCAAATGCCTCTTCATCTCATCGGAGAAGAAGACATGGGAGGACAGCAGAGACGAGTGCAAGAAGAAATTTTCTCAGCTCCTGGTCACCAAATCCTGGAGTCGCTGGACTGTGCTG acCTTCCTGAAGAATGCAGACATCCCGTACTGGATTgggctgcagaagagcagcttcCCCTGGTACGACTATGGCTGGCTGGAGGAAGGGGACCTGGACGGCGAGGGGGTCTCGGACGCCTGGTTCTGGGTGGATGGTTCCCTTTACGAAAG GCCATGGCAGTCAAAGTTGAACGGGTCCTGTGCCATAATAAGCTGCGGGAACATCAAACCCACCCAGTGTGCTGGTCCTGATGACCTGCACCTCTGGATCTGCGAGacggcagcagggctgagctcccCTTTCATATGA